ATCCGTTTTGTGTTAGTACCGACTCTCTTTTTTGGAACAGTTGAGTAACTTCTCTTATTCTTTATCCCCCTTGCAACTTAGAATATTTAGTAACTTTCACTCAGGCAGTGGAAACTCGCAGGTCGTTGCAAGCAGTCTAGAGAATTCGTCTGATGGAATTTATTATCATTGTAAGCTGCGTATAAGCTACTGTCACAGTCAATTTGGTAATATCGTAATGGTGAACATGCAAAAGTGGAAAACACAATTCACAATTCAACTGAACAAAGGGACCGAAACTCAAATCTGACATAAGGTGGAAAGCAAACTAGACACAAAAGTTTGGGGGAAATTTGGAAGGAGAGAGCGCTGATCCCAGCCAACACAGTTTAAATACCTCTTGACTACTTCACGCATCAGCATCATCACGATAGCTACTGAACTGAGCTGAAGTACCTCGCCGGAAAATCAACTCGGTGTCGGCGGCGTTTGTTGATAAGGAATGAAAAAAAAGGAGGTGATAGCAAGCACCCTGTCATTATTGGGTATGTGAAGGGCGCAAGTGTCATTGCAGTATACCCAAATGCGCTGTTTGGATATGGGAATGTTTCGCTGAACGATGCAAAATTAGCAAT
This portion of the Camelina sativa cultivar DH55 unplaced genomic scaffold, Cs unpScaffold02758, whole genome shotgun sequence genome encodes:
- the LOC109131705 gene encoding uncharacterized protein LOC109131705 — its product is YVIMILITGLPMWMVLYGSTVALGIANFASFSETFPYPNSAFGYTAMTLAPFTYPIMTGCLLSPPFFSFLINKRRRHRVDFPARYFSSVQ